DNA sequence from the Candidatus Sulfuricurvum sp. RIFRC-1 genome:
GCTTCCTCTTCGATAGGGGTGTTAAAAATACCGAAATCCTGTAAATAAAAGATGTCCCCTTCGCTGATACTGTTAAAGTCCAAAGTCTCTATTTGAGGATAATATTCGATAGGAGAGAGTGCAGCTTTATGGCGTTCACGTTTATTTAATTTTTTTTCCGTCATTTCCATATTGTACCCTGATGATTAGGTTGGTTTTTAATGTTTATGAGTTGAGTCAAACAGTACAGTGCTTTGAATCGAAGCTAGATGAAGGAGGTCATTTTTTTACCATACTGCTTGAATCAACCCCTGATAGGGGAAGATTATTTTATGGTTCGATAATTATAGAGGATTGTTAAATGAATTGCTTTGATATAGGTCAAACGTCTGAGGATTCGTGTGAGTGTACAGACTGCATCTCATTCTTTGATACGGGTTTTGAAAACAAATACCCTTGATAATGAATACCGCCGATAGATTGGAGGATTGTATGTTGTTCAGCCAATTCAACTCCTTCGGCTACGATCTCCAGCCCAAGTACTTCCGCCATCGTAATGATTGCCCGAACCAGCGCAGAAGCATGCGGATCATTTTCCATATTTCGGATAAACGACTGATCGATTTTTAACTCATCGAAAGGAAAACTGTTCAGATAGGATAATGACGAATACCCGGTTCCGAAATCATCAAGCGAAAAGGTAAATCCATGCGATTTAAGATGATACATAATGTCCTGAATTTTTTCAATATCATTGATCAGCAATGATTCGGTCACTTCCAAACGAAGGAGTGAAGGCGGGAGTGCGTATCTATTTACATTATCTAATAATACACTCGTAAACGATTCGTCCAAAAATTGTTTCGGACTGATATTGATCGACAGCGTCCATTTTTTTCGTATGGGATCATGACTCCACTCATGCAGTGTTCTGCACGCTTCGGCAATAATCCACTTACCTATTTCAGTGATAAAGCCGTTTTCTTCGACAATAGGGATAAATTCGGTGGGGGAGACGATCCCTCTTTCCGGGTGAAACCATCGGATGAGTGCTTCTGCTCCGCTTATCTCATTTTGATGGTTGTATTGAAACTGGTAAAAGAGTTGAAACTGGTTCTCTTCCAGTGCATTAAAGAGTGTTTTTTCGCACTCTAATTTTTTCAACATTTTTTGCTGAAGTGCGGAATCGAAGAAACGGAAAGTATGTTTTCCTGACTCTTTGGCACTATACATAGCCGTATCCGCCTGCGCTAAAATCTCATTCACGGTCTGTGTATAATTATCTAAAATAGCAATTCCGATGCTTCCGGTGACAAAGAAAAGCTCTTCGTGTATTTCGAACGGTTTTTGGAGAGAGAAGGATATTTTGCTGCCGATATCGGATGCGATTTTGAAAGCCTGCTCACGAGAAGGTCCTAAATCTTCAATCAAAATAACAAATTCATCCCCTCCTAAACGGGCTACAGTATCTTCAGCACGTATCGCTTCGAGGAGACGGTTTCCCGCTTCTTTCAGTAAGTCATCGCCTACCAAATGTCCTTTGGTATCGTTAACAATTTTAAAATTGTCCAAATCGATAAAAGCCACCATGCTGTAGGTTTTATTTCTTTCATTTTTTACGAGCGCATGTTCCAAACGTTCAAACAGCAATCTGCGATTGGGGAGCTGCGTCAGCGGATCGTAAAAAGCCAATCGATTGATACGCTCTTCGTTCTCTTTTTTAGCCGTTATATCGGAAAAAATTCCGACATAATGGGTAATGTTTCGATATTCGTCTCGAACGGCAGAGATACTTAGATATTCCGGATAAATTTCTCCGTTCTTACGGCGATTGTAGATTTCTCCGTTCCAAAACCCTTTGTTAATAAGTGAATCCCACATATCTTTATAAAACTGGCTATCGTTGAGTCCCGATTTTAAGAGTGCCGGTGTCAATCCTAAAACTTCCGATTCACTGTAGCCGCTGATCTTTTCAAAGGCAGGGTTCACCCGCATGATTTTTCCGTTTATATCGGCAACCAAAACTCCCTCATTGGAATCAAATACGACCGATGAGATTCGGAGCGTATTGATCATCGCAAACATTTGCTGGACTAAATAGATAGCCCCCAAAAGCATAAAAAATCCGTAACCGAAAGAGCCGACTAAAAAAATTTCATGCTTTAAGAGCGTTTTTTTCTCTAATCGGGACAGATCTTCTTCAAGCAGCTGATCAAATCTTTCATGCAGGGTTTTTAACTGATCGATATTGACAGTCATATGGTTAAACCATTTAGTAGCCCCCATCGAAAAATCACCGCTGAGGACTTGTTCATATATACGATGAGAATCTTGAAATAATGTATGGGAAAAATAGCTATTGTATAAATTTCGTTCGTTATTGGACGCTTTATCAATGAATGATTGTTTACAACTTTGATGGATAGCATGAACCGAAATTACTTTTTCATACATTCCCGGCTCAAATCGTTTGGCAGCAAAAATATTCGCAAGAGTTCCTCTCTCGATGGCTGCTTTTTCGGTACACTCCACCAGCAATGTATTGTCGTACAATCGCAATGCAATTTCACGAGTCGGTGCTAATTTGGCCGATAATGGGAGTAATCCTAAAAAATTGGCATTCAGTTCGGTATAAAAATCGATCTCTTCGGACGCACTGATTTCAAGGTTGAAGACCCGTTCACGGATATCGCCCAGTTGCTTTTGTTTCTCAATTGACATTTGAATCGATTGATGGAAAGTAGCCGGTAAAGAATAGCGACTTAACGTTCTCACTCTCTGAAGGAGTGCTAAAAACTTTTTATCACTGAGAAGCCGCTGTTTCTTCAACCTAGATTTAAACTCGATATCACCATTTGAGCCCAGATATGCGGCACTTAATCCCCGCTCTTTTTGAGATTCATGGACAAAATCACCTATACTTTGTGAAAATTGAATCAATGCGCGTGTTTGAGAATAGGAGCGTTTCGTCTCTTGATACGCTATCCATTCAATTCCTAAAATGTAAAAATTCCATATTCCGATGACAACTCCCAATGCGATTAAACCAATTCTGATATGAAATTTATTCATTATTTTTCCCTTCCACTCAATCGCTTGATTAAGTTATCCTCCGGTACGGTAAAAGGCACGTGAAGAGACTTCTACATTTTCAGTACCCCAAAAATTCTTTTCGGGTTTGTTAAACACCACATCCGATAGGATTTCGGTCGCTTTTTTAGTATTTCCGTCCCGTATCGCCTCTTTAATACTTTTCGCCCCCTCAAAGTACAAACATCCGATTAAATCGCCCTCAGCGCTCAGCCGTAGGCGATCACACGTCGCACAAAAATCATGTCGATGCGGCTCGATCGTTCCAAAACGATATCCATCAAGCGTTTCATACAGATCTGCCGGTCCGTTCACCTCTTTGTTAATCGGGATAAAAGGATAGGATTTGCCTAATGTATCGATAATTTCATCACTTCGAAGTCCTTTAAGCGCATTGCTTGCATGGGAGTTTTCCATGTATTCAATATATCGGATTTGTGCCCCCATCTCTTTTGCGTACGCAAATAAAGGGACAATTTCGTGGTCATTGATTCCCCGTAAAATCACGCTGTTAATCTTTACCGACAATCCCGCATCTACTGCCGCTCGGATACCCTCTTTCACCTGTTCCAATACATCTTTTTGAACGATATAATGGAGCGTTTCGCGTTCAAGTGAATCAAGAGAGATATTGACCCGTTTAAGTCCCGCAATTTTCAGTTTTTGAGCCAGCGCCGGCAATAAAAACCCGTTCGTTGTGAGTCCGATATCGACTTCGGGAGCATACGTATGAATCATCGCGATCAATTCATCGAGGTTTTCGCGCGTTGTCGGTTCTCCGCCGGTCAGTCGGATTTTTCGGATACCGTTGTCAATACCGATTTTAATAAAGGCAAAAAGCTCTTCATAGCTCAGCAGGTTCTCTTTAGGAACCCAGCTGAACGGTTTTTCGGCCATACAGTAACGACATCGAAAATTGCACCGTTCGGTAACGGATACCCGTAAATACGTTACTTCTCTACCAAAAGAATCTTGCAGCATGGTGTCACCCTTTATATTTCATTATGCCATTAGCGTTTGTAATGTTGATAATATCCTAGTGCCGTACCAAAATTACTTGATACAAATCAAGATATTACCCGTGTATGTGTGTTACTATTGATAATCTAACTATAAAAAAAGGCAATACAGAATGCTATTAACAGAGCGTCTTGACTTTTTCAAACAAAGCAATCCTGAATCATTGATCGCATTAAATCAGACAGCTAAGTACAAAGCGTATGGGGCATCCGAGATTCTAGTGTATGAAGAAGATGATTTGAACCGAGTCTATTTTTTAATAAAGGGCGAAGCTAAATTTTACAAAGTTGACCGATTTGACAGTGAAATATTTTTATATTCTTTATCGGACCAAACCTTATTAACCAATATAGGTTCTCTAAAATGTGATATCATCAGCTGTTTTAGTAATATAGAATTCATGGTTCCCAGTGAGGTTATCTCTTTTGATTTAAAACTTTTTAAAGATGTGGTCAAAAAAGAGAACCAGTTGCTCATCAATTTAGTAAACCTTTTATCCGATCAAAAGGAGATGGTGGATTGCATGATCAGTATGGGAATGGTGTATGATGTCACGGCAAAAGTAGCTAAAATGCTTTCTGATCATTTGGGACTTTATAACAGTTTAAAAAAACAGGAAATATCTTATCGTTTAAACATTCAACCCGCTACACTCTCACGTGTTTTGGCGAAATTTATCCGGTTGGGATTAATTTCTGAAGAAAACCAGAAAACAGTCGTATTAAAAAAAGAAGATTTATCTCACTATTTTAAGGAGGCACTCTGATGCAGTCCATATCCACTAAAGTTAGATGGATCGTAGTTATTTTATCTATTAATCTCATAACGATCATATTGGTCGATATTTGGTTGAATTCCAGTCAAAAACTGGATGCAAAAGTAATCAATACCGCCGGAAAACAAAGAATGCTGTCCCAGCGTACGGTGTTAGAACTGCATCGCCTTCTGGTGGATGAAGAAGGGGCATATGAACGGCTACAGATTGCCCGTGCGGAGTTTGATACCAATTTTAAACAGCTCAACATGGCAGCATCGGATTATCGCGGATTTTCAAATGATGAAATCGATAGAACAATGATGGAAGTTCATGCGCACTGGAATCGGATGGGGGGCTTGATAGACCGCTATTTGCAGGGAGATCACAACCTGTTCGATCTCAAAACCATTTATGACAGCGGAGATCAAACCTTATTATTAATGGATAAGGCCGTGAGCCAATACGAAGATGCAATGATGGGAAAAAGATTGTTAGCCCATCGTATTCAGATTTTTTTAGCGTTCATATCGTTTGGAATCATTCTCTATATGGCACGTACCACATTGGAAATTCAACGAAATTTTGACAAATTTTTGAATCATTCGCAAACGATCAGCGGTATAAAGAATTTAGAGTGTCAGGGAAATGAACTCGATGTCGCATGTTCGCATATTGAATATTTTTTACGGAATGTTGAAGAAGCGCTCCAAAGTGCAACCGAAGCGGTCGAAAAGAGTGAAGCTGCAACCGCTGTTTTGGTTGCTTCTACCCCTGAAGCCGAAGCCATCTTGGAACAAAATGAAGATGTCATGATCCAAGTCAGCGAAGAGCTGCATCAAACCTCAATGCGTCTTAAAAAGCTGAAAAACAACCTCGAAAAAGCCAATTCTATTCGAAGTGCCTCGTAGGCACTTCAATCCTTCTTTTTTCTTGACCTAAGTCAATATCTTTCTTTTTTAATTTCTTTATAATTGTTGAAGTGCATGAGTTATATCATAGCATCAAGGTAACGTACTGTATCCATTAATAACAATGGATAACATTGATTCCACTAAGGAGGCTTTTATGTCATTGGATAGAAGAGAGTTTTTAAAAAGTGCCGCTGCTGCATCGGCAGCGACAGCGATTGGAATGGCAGTTCCTGCCAAGGTCGAAGCGGCAGCGCTCCAGGGACAAGCAGGATGGCGTTGGGACAAAGCGGCCTGCCGCTTTTGCGGAACGGGATGCGGAATTATGATGGCTACCAAAGATGATCGCATCGTTGCGGTCAAAGGGGATCCATTGGCTCCGGTTAATCGTGGTCTTAACTGTATTAAGGGATATTTTAATGCAAAGATTATGTACGGAGCCGACCGTCTTACGCAACCGTTATTACGTATGAATGATAAAGGTCAGTTTGACAAAAAAGGGAAGTTCAAACCGGTTAGCTGGCAGCGTGCTTTTGATGAAATGGAAGTGCATATCAAAGCAGCCCTGAAAGAAAAAGGGCCAACCGGTATTGCAATGTTCAGCTCAGGTCAGCAAACAGCGATGGAAGGACATGCCGCACTCAAATTGATGAAAGCAGGTTTCCGTACCAACAACATCGACCCGAATGCACGTCTGTGTATGGCATCAGCCGTAACCGGATTTATGAACGTTTTCGGTGCGGATGAGCCATCAGGCTGTTATGAAGATATTGAACTCGCCGAAACAATCGTTGCTTTCGGATCGAACATGGCGGAGATGCACCCTATTCTCTGGTCGAGAGTCAGTGATCGTAAACTCAGTAACCCCGATAAAGTGCAAGTGGTTGTTCTCTCAACCTACAAACACCGCACGATGGACCTTGCCGATGTCGAAATCATCTTTAAACCGAATACCGACTTGGCAATCTGGAACTATATCGCCCGTGAAATTGTTTACAATCATCCCGAAGCGATGGACAAAGAGTTTTTGGATAAAAATATCGTCTTTGCAACGGGTCCTGTAGATATCGGATACGGTCTTCGAGAAGATATCAACCATCCGAAATACGGTAAAAAAGAGCTCGATACCGCAGCCAAACAAAAATCCAAAGTTCTTACCGCCGATGAGGGGGTCAGTCTCGGGTATTTAGGGTATAAAGCGGGTGATACGCTGGAGATGAAAAACAGCGGAGATGCGAATAAACACTGGAAAATCACGTTCGAAGAGTTTAAAAAAGGGCTTGCACCTTACACTCTCGATTATGTAGCCAAAGTTTCCAAAGGTGATTCGGATGAAAGTCTTGCCGATTACAAAGCAAAACTTCAAAAAATGGCCGATCTCTACATCGAGAAAAAACGTAAATGTTTGACCTTCTGGACTATGGGATTCAATCAGCATACACGTGGAACATGGGTGAATGAACAAGCCTATATGGTTCACTTCCTCCTTGGAAAACAAGCAAAACCGGGTAATGGAGCATTCTCACTCACCGGTCAGCCATCTGCATGCGGAACAGCGCGTGAAGTAGGAACATTTGCCCATCGTCTCCCTGCGGATATGGTGGTCATGAACCCTGCACACCGTAAAATGGCAGAGGGGATCTGGACAATTCCAGAGGGGACGATTAACCCTAAAATGGGATCGCACTTTACCCAAATCCACCGTGATCTCGAAGACGGTAAAGTAAAATTTGCCTGGGTCAGCGTCTGTAACCCGTATCAAGATACCGGTAATGCGGAACACTGGATTAAAGCGGCACGTACAATGGACAACTTCATTGTGACCTCTGACGGTTATCCGGGGATTTCGGCAAAAGTATCGGATTTGATTTTGCCAAGTGCTATGATGTATGAAAAGTGGGGAGCGTACGGTAATGCAGAACGTCGTACCCAGCATTGGAGACAGCAAGTGACTCCGATGGGGGATGCAATGTCCGATACGTGGCAGTTTGTTGAACTTTCCAAACGCTTTACGATCAAAGAGGTATGGGGAGCACAAAAAATTCCGGGACTCGATGGCGGATTGCCGGATGTGATGGGTAAAGCCAAAGCAATGGGTTATGATGAAAATGCAACCCTTTATGAAGTGCTATTTGCCAATAATCGTGCGAAAGCGTTCAAATGGCCGGATGCAGTAGGCAAAGGGTATCAAAACTCTGAAGTTGAAGGTGACAAACGTAATGTTGTCGGAAGCGATGGCAAAGTATTCAAAGGGTATGGCTTCTTCTTGCAAAAATACCTTTGGGAAGAGTATCGCAAATTCGGTGACGGACATGGACACGATTACGCCGATTTCGATACGTATCACCGTGTACGCGGTCTAAAATGGCCGGTTGTTGATGGCAAAGAGACGTTCTGGCGCTACAACGCGAAATACGATCCGTATGCGAAAAAAGCCGCTAACGGTGCCTTTGCGTTTTACGGTCATGCGTTCAAAGATATTCCAACCGGAAATCTGCAAGGGGTTACGAACAGTGCGAAAGTGAATTTGGACAACAAAGCCAAAATCTTCTTCCGCCCCTATATGGAGCCGACTGAAGTACCGGATACAAACTATGATATCTGGTTATGTACCGGTCGTGTACTCGAACATTGGCACAGCGGAACGATGACGATGCGTGTTCCTGAGCTTTATCGCGCCGTTCCTGAGGCGTTGTGTTATATGCACCCCGCAGATGCTGAAAAACGCGGTGTCAAACGAGGTGAAATGGTGTGGGTAGAATCACGCCGAGGAAAAGTAAAAGCACACGTTGAAACACGCGGCCGTAACCGTCCTCCAAAAGGACTTGTATTTGTGCCGTGGTTTGATGAAAAAGTATTTATTAATAAAGTATGTTTGGATCATACGTGCCCGATTTCCAAACAAGTTGACCATAAAAAATGTGCGGTCAAAATTTATAAAGCGTAACGATTATGAAAACTGAAACTCCTAATGATCGTCGCCGTTTTCTTCTCTCTATCGCTAGAGGGATCGGGCTTAGTGCGATGGGGGCTTTGGTCTGGAGTGCTTATGTGGGGG
Encoded proteins:
- the moaA gene encoding GTP 3',8-cyclase MoaA codes for the protein MLQDSFGREVTYLRVSVTERCNFRCRYCMAEKPFSWVPKENLLSYEELFAFIKIGIDNGIRKIRLTGGEPTTRENLDELIAMIHTYAPEVDIGLTTNGFLLPALAQKLKIAGLKRVNISLDSLERETLHYIVQKDVLEQVKEGIRAAVDAGLSVKINSVILRGINDHEIVPLFAYAKEMGAQIRYIEYMENSHASNALKGLRSDEIIDTLGKSYPFIPINKEVNGPADLYETLDGYRFGTIEPHRHDFCATCDRLRLSAEGDLIGCLYFEGAKSIKEAIRDGNTKKATEILSDVVFNKPEKNFWGTENVEVSSRAFYRTGG
- a CDS encoding Crp/Fnr family transcriptional regulator; translated protein: MLLTERLDFFKQSNPESLIALNQTAKYKAYGASEILVYEEDDLNRVYFLIKGEAKFYKVDRFDSEIFLYSLSDQTLLTNIGSLKCDIISCFSNIEFMVPSEVISFDLKLFKDVVKKENQLLINLVNLLSDQKEMVDCMISMGMVYDVTAKVAKMLSDHLGLYNSLKKQEISYRLNIQPATLSRVLAKFIRLGLISEENQKTVVLKKEDLSHYFKEAL
- a CDS encoding type IV pili methyl-accepting chemotaxis transducer N-terminal domain-containing protein — protein: MQSISTKVRWIVVILSINLITIILVDIWLNSSQKLDAKVINTAGKQRMLSQRTVLELHRLLVDEEGAYERLQIARAEFDTNFKQLNMAASDYRGFSNDEIDRTMMEVHAHWNRMGGLIDRYLQGDHNLFDLKTIYDSGDQTLLLMDKAVSQYEDAMMGKRLLAHRIQIFLAFISFGIILYMARTTLEIQRNFDKFLNHSQTISGIKNLECQGNELDVACSHIEYFLRNVEEALQSATEAVEKSEAATAVLVASTPEAEAILEQNEDVMIQVSEELHQTSMRLKKLKNNLEKANSIRSAS
- the napA gene encoding nitrate reductase catalytic subunit NapA, whose amino-acid sequence is MSLDRREFLKSAAAASAATAIGMAVPAKVEAAALQGQAGWRWDKAACRFCGTGCGIMMATKDDRIVAVKGDPLAPVNRGLNCIKGYFNAKIMYGADRLTQPLLRMNDKGQFDKKGKFKPVSWQRAFDEMEVHIKAALKEKGPTGIAMFSSGQQTAMEGHAALKLMKAGFRTNNIDPNARLCMASAVTGFMNVFGADEPSGCYEDIELAETIVAFGSNMAEMHPILWSRVSDRKLSNPDKVQVVVLSTYKHRTMDLADVEIIFKPNTDLAIWNYIAREIVYNHPEAMDKEFLDKNIVFATGPVDIGYGLREDINHPKYGKKELDTAAKQKSKVLTADEGVSLGYLGYKAGDTLEMKNSGDANKHWKITFEEFKKGLAPYTLDYVAKVSKGDSDESLADYKAKLQKMADLYIEKKRKCLTFWTMGFNQHTRGTWVNEQAYMVHFLLGKQAKPGNGAFSLTGQPSACGTAREVGTFAHRLPADMVVMNPAHRKMAEGIWTIPEGTINPKMGSHFTQIHRDLEDGKVKFAWVSVCNPYQDTGNAEHWIKAARTMDNFIVTSDGYPGISAKVSDLILPSAMMYEKWGAYGNAERRTQHWRQQVTPMGDAMSDTWQFVELSKRFTIKEVWGAQKIPGLDGGLPDVMGKAKAMGYDENATLYEVLFANNRAKAFKWPDAVGKGYQNSEVEGDKRNVVGSDGKVFKGYGFFLQKYLWEEYRKFGDGHGHDYADFDTYHRVRGLKWPVVDGKETFWRYNAKYDPYAKKAANGAFAFYGHAFKDIPTGNLQGVTNSAKVNLDNKAKIFFRPYMEPTEVPDTNYDIWLCTGRVLEHWHSGTMTMRVPELYRAVPEALCYMHPADAEKRGVKRGEMVWVESRRGKVKAHVETRGRNRPPKGLVFVPWFDEKVFINKVCLDHTCPISKQVDHKKCAVKIYKA
- a CDS encoding EAL domain-containing protein encodes the protein MNKFHIRIGLIALGVVIGIWNFYILGIEWIAYQETKRSYSQTRALIQFSQSIGDFVHESQKERGLSAAYLGSNGDIEFKSRLKKQRLLSDKKFLALLQRVRTLSRYSLPATFHQSIQMSIEKQKQLGDIRERVFNLEISASEEIDFYTELNANFLGLLPLSAKLAPTREIALRLYDNTLLVECTEKAAIERGTLANIFAAKRFEPGMYEKVISVHAIHQSCKQSFIDKASNNERNLYNSYFSHTLFQDSHRIYEQVLSGDFSMGATKWFNHMTVNIDQLKTLHERFDQLLEEDLSRLEKKTLLKHEIFLVGSFGYGFFMLLGAIYLVQQMFAMINTLRISSVVFDSNEGVLVADINGKIMRVNPAFEKISGYSESEVLGLTPALLKSGLNDSQFYKDMWDSLINKGFWNGEIYNRRKNGEIYPEYLSISAVRDEYRNITHYVGIFSDITAKKENEERINRLAFYDPLTQLPNRRLLFERLEHALVKNERNKTYSMVAFIDLDNFKIVNDTKGHLVGDDLLKEAGNRLLEAIRAEDTVARLGGDEFVILIEDLGPSREQAFKIASDIGSKISFSLQKPFEIHEELFFVTGSIGIAILDNYTQTVNEILAQADTAMYSAKESGKHTFRFFDSALQQKMLKKLECEKTLFNALEENQFQLFYQFQYNHQNEISGAEALIRWFHPERGIVSPTEFIPIVEENGFITEIGKWIIAEACRTLHEWSHDPIRKKWTLSINISPKQFLDESFTSVLLDNVNRYALPPSLLRLEVTESLLINDIEKIQDIMYHLKSHGFTFSLDDFGTGYSSLSYLNSFPFDELKIDQSFIRNMENDPHASALVRAIITMAEVLGLEIVAEGVELAEQHTILQSIGGIHYQGYLFSKPVSKNEMQSVHSHESSDV